A part of Vulcanisaeta moutnovskia 768-28 genomic DNA contains:
- a CDS encoding glycoside hydrolase family 57 protein: protein MSIELTTNKVLYEPDEDIIINIIVRGLTSKEDVELTVIKDSQEVIKRILQAIPPESEIMDHIKISVEGTYEIGVKCCGSESKVPIMVMEKPETPIRFVLVFHNHQPIHKYPNGIYHGPWAFQHTWAPEFYPMYNVGPYLVHARFASKYRVSITYNLSPSLLWQWDDLLSNGTFIENKDFIEYIGTWDSRIALIKEAINTYSKLANDGVIEILTSFLAHPIAGYLIERFDIDDLLRWELRRGKEVTEKVLGVKAVGMWLPELYFSEKLKNILCEEGIEYTVLDGVYHLGESIRDKSSLYRIYRHDCLTVLFRDTALSDLLSFQLNKASNAQEADVNARRLIMELMMRINYVKDGVLTMALDGENWMILPTPNPYAALLLERIMMYLSQSKLDGYIMPVRPSIIKEFHDEIKEIPTTSWLGSPTKWISERADMQSRLWSMAQVAIDKWKVYEEVFGDDEELRMSLAMTLDSDYYWAEFININHIGEWAYSVISRVENALNALVIRFSQGNNQIEIIINNRWIKDANLIVGIELPETYMEHNIKVKAGFSESIRINGFNNINLSLLTPKTRTPIMKVIKITRKAI from the coding sequence GTGTCTATAGAGCTAACAACGAATAAGGTGCTTTACGAACCTGACGAGGATATAATCATTAATATAATAGTAAGGGGATTAACTAGTAAGGAGGATGTAGAATTAACTGTAATTAAGGACTCGCAGGAAGTAATTAAGCGCATATTGCAGGCAATACCACCTGAGTCGGAAATTATGGATCACATAAAGATAAGTGTTGAGGGTACTTATGAAATAGGCGTTAAATGTTGTGGTTCCGAAAGCAAGGTTCCAATAATGGTGATGGAGAAGCCAGAAACACCCATTAGGTTCGTCTTGGTGTTTCATAATCATCAACCAATTCATAAATACCCAAACGGTATTTACCACGGTCCCTGGGCATTCCAACACACTTGGGCGCCGGAGTTCTACCCAATGTATAACGTGGGGCCCTACCTAGTACATGCAAGGTTTGCGAGTAAGTATAGGGTATCCATAACGTATAACCTAAGCCCAAGCCTACTATGGCAGTGGGATGACTTATTAAGTAATGGTACTTTCATTGAGAATAAGGATTTCATTGAGTATATTGGTACCTGGGACTCGAGAATAGCACTAATTAAGGAGGCCATTAATACATATTCTAAGTTGGCTAATGATGGTGTTATAGAGATCTTAACAAGCTTCCTTGCGCATCCAATAGCTGGTTACTTAATTGAGAGGTTTGATATTGATGATTTATTACGATGGGAATTGAGGAGAGGTAAGGAGGTTACTGAGAAGGTATTGGGTGTGAAGGCAGTTGGTATGTGGCTGCCTGAGCTGTATTTCTCTGAGAAGTTGAAAAACATATTGTGCGAGGAGGGTATTGAGTATACGGTGCTTGATGGTGTTTATCATCTAGGCGAGTCCATTAGGGATAAGAGCTCATTATATAGGATTTATAGGCATGATTGTCTAACAGTACTATTTAGGGATACCGCACTAAGTGACTTATTGAGTTTTCAATTGAATAAGGCTAGTAATGCTCAAGAGGCTGATGTCAATGCAAGAAGATTAATCATGGAATTAATGATGAGGATTAACTATGTAAAGGATGGAGTACTAACAATGGCATTAGATGGAGAGAACTGGATGATACTGCCAACACCAAATCCATATGCAGCACTACTTCTTGAAAGAATAATGATGTACCTATCACAGTCTAAGCTAGATGGTTATATAATGCCCGTTAGACCGTCAATTATTAAGGAATTCCATGACGAGATTAAGGAGATACCAACAACGTCATGGTTAGGCTCACCGACTAAGTGGATTAGTGAGAGGGCAGATATGCAGTCAAGGCTTTGGTCCATGGCTCAAGTCGCAATTGATAAATGGAAAGTATATGAGGAGGTTTTTGGTGATGATGAGGAATTAAGAATGTCCCTTGCAATGACATTAGATAGTGATTATTATTGGGCTGAGTTCATAAATATCAACCATATTGGCGAGTGGGCTTATTCCGTAATAAGCAGAGTCGAGAACGCGCTCAACGCCTTAGTAATAAGGTTTAGCCAAGGAAACAATCAAATAGAGATTATAATTAACAACAGGTGGATTAAGGATGCGAATTTAATAGTGGGTATTGAATTACCGGAAACGTATATGGAACATAATATTAAGGTCAAGGCCGGCTTCTCAGAATCAATAAGGATTAATGGTTTTAATAACATAAACCTATCATTATTAACACCAAAAACAAGAACACCAATAATGAAGGTAATTAAGATAACACGTAAGGCTATATGA
- a CDS encoding 6-pyruvoyl trahydropterin synthase family protein: MCIIASTVVETTCLSMRFMFSGAHRVRFSGVYGNIHGHNYDITIRLCVNGRRTLIMDIDKVRHEIQGIISAFDGKYIKSMNEETRELTPNEYVEIPCIPEGATGECLAWYLMDKVLDVLRNMGISEITETQVVVCDSPINCFESSSLLST; the protein is encoded by the coding sequence ATGTGTATTATTGCTAGTACTGTGGTTGAGACTACCTGCCTATCCATGAGGTTCATGTTCTCTGGAGCTCATAGGGTTAGGTTTAGTGGTGTTTATGGAAACATCCATGGGCATAACTATGACATAACCATAAGACTATGTGTGAACGGTAGAAGAACACTGATTATGGATATTGATAAGGTTAGGCATGAGATTCAGGGCATAATTAGCGCCTTTGACGGTAAATACATTAAGTCAATGAATGAGGAGACTCGGGAATTAACACCCAACGAGTATGTCGAAATTCCCTGCATACCTGAGGGAGCTACTGGTGAATGCCTTGCTTGGTATCTAATGGATAAAGTCTTGGACGTGTTAAGAAATATGGGCATTAGTGAAATTACTGAGACTCAAGTTGTCGTATGCGATTCACCTATTAATTGTTTCGAGAGTTCGAGTCTACTTAGTACTTAA
- a CDS encoding DUF1947 domain-containing protein, whose translation MVKRYFLSNKDIKELSNAVGELGPIFRNAKKVEVYELNETTTVYLIDDKPLVAKLTVKIDSGQREYVIPLLTYFYLNPTYIPSYPTITVDDGAVPHIVNGADVMRPGIKDISGEFGIGDLLMIKDLKGRYVGIGISLMTSDEMKSTTKGKVIKVIHHLGDKLWNLSQELLKAK comes from the coding sequence GTGGTTAAGAGGTACTTTCTTAGTAATAAGGATATTAAGGAATTGAGCAATGCAGTTGGCGAGTTGGGGCCAATTTTCAGAAATGCTAAGAAGGTCGAGGTTTACGAATTAAATGAAACAACCACAGTATATTTAATAGATGATAAACCCCTAGTGGCAAAGTTAACAGTGAAAATAGACTCAGGCCAGAGGGAGTACGTAATCCCATTATTAACATACTTCTACCTTAATCCAACGTATATACCTAGTTATCCAACAATAACCGTTGATGATGGCGCAGTACCACACATAGTTAATGGAGCTGATGTAATGAGACCAGGAATAAAGGATATAAGTGGTGAGTTCGGCATTGGTGATTTACTAATGATTAAGGATCTCAAGGGCAGATATGTAGGCATTGGAATATCACTAATGACCTCGGATGAAATGAAGAGTACTACGAAGGGTAAGGTCATTAAAGTAATACATCATCTTGGCGACAAGCTATGGAATTTATCCCAAGAGTTACTTAAGGCTAAGTAA
- a CDS encoding M16 family metallopeptidase, translating into MNIEYYMLDNGLRLLINRIELPTIGIAVGVGIGSIYENEHLRGISHFAEHIIYRAYPNIDLEIEGLGGVSDAYTERTLTIYLFEVIPSELRNLLRLIYKMFSNRKVNSEDFERERQVILSEIKMRNDDPGTLIYDLGPRALFGDSDYGYPIIGSEESISSMTTKDLEDFLESYYTPDNMVISIVGSINMPTNEIMELFNKWDGKSSRKKVPTMGKGGPITIRKPIESAYLSYSWQYNVVNEDPSLLSIKSSLLEFHLVNGLSSYLMSRFRNKGLTYTIDMDRDYLPGTYYYQLVISAVNEGSIDIVKEELTNALLNINDVFRDEHYLNKRMNYLKYLISDYLRRPTQMAESMSYMELKLGNHDIEGFNKGLENYFRDSLSNLMTNGVWSAIIPL; encoded by the coding sequence GTGAATATAGAGTATTACATGCTAGATAATGGACTTAGGCTATTGATAAATAGGATTGAATTACCAACAATAGGCATAGCTGTTGGTGTTGGCATAGGTTCGATTTACGAAAATGAACATTTACGTGGCATAAGCCACTTTGCTGAACACATTATTTACAGGGCGTACCCAAACATTGACCTGGAGATAGAGGGGTTAGGCGGCGTTTCAGATGCATATACTGAACGAACACTCACAATATACCTATTCGAGGTAATACCAAGTGAGTTAAGGAATTTACTAAGGCTTATTTATAAAATGTTTAGTAATAGGAAGGTAAATAGTGAGGACTTCGAGAGGGAAAGACAAGTCATACTCTCGGAGATAAAAATGAGGAATGATGACCCAGGTACATTAATATACGATCTAGGACCCAGGGCATTGTTTGGAGATAGTGATTATGGGTATCCCATCATTGGTTCTGAGGAGAGTATTTCATCAATGACAACTAAGGACCTTGAGGATTTCCTGGAATCATACTATACACCGGATAATATGGTAATAAGCATTGTTGGCTCCATAAACATGCCAACCAATGAAATAATGGAACTATTCAATAAGTGGGATGGTAAATCAAGCCGTAAGAAAGTCCCAACAATGGGTAAGGGAGGACCCATAACTATTAGGAAGCCCATCGAATCGGCTTACTTATCATACTCCTGGCAATATAATGTAGTTAATGAGGACCCGTCCCTACTCTCAATTAAATCATCATTACTGGAATTTCATTTAGTAAATGGACTCAGCTCATACTTAATGTCTAGGTTCAGGAATAAGGGCTTAACATACACAATTGATATGGATAGGGATTACTTACCAGGTACGTATTATTATCAATTAGTAATATCGGCAGTTAATGAGGGAAGTATTGACATTGTGAAAGAGGAATTAACCAATGCCTTATTAAATATTAATGATGTCTTCAGGGATGAACACTACTTAAATAAGCGTATGAACTACCTTAAATACCTAATAAGTGATTACTTACGTAGGCCAACCCAAATGGCGGAGTCCATGAGTTATATGGAATTAAAGCTGGGGAATCATGACATTGAGGGATTCAATAAGGGGCTTGAGAATTATTTCAGGGATTCATTGAGCAACTTAATGACTAATGGTGTATGGTCTGCAATAATACCTTTATAA
- the cobA gene encoding uroporphyrinogen-III C-methyltransferase — MVGKVIIAGGGPGDEGLLTLRCIEALKMADVIIYDRLIPKSALRYARSDARLIYAGKEPGRHVMEEDEIIRIMINEGSNGKIVLRLHGGDAFLFGRGFEECTAVLNEGIPCEVIPGVTSAIAVPEAYLIPPVLRGVSSSVAIVTGVEDPRKGRSFVNFRELAKAVNTIVVLMGASRINEIARELIEGGINPNTYVAIITRAFMKNSKIIITTVTKLATGQVNAENPSVIVIGDVVREGLKAMKAVGTNFELNV; from the coding sequence ATGGTTGGTAAGGTCATAATTGCCGGAGGTGGACCTGGTGATGAGGGTTTACTCACGTTAAGGTGCATTGAGGCATTAAAGATGGCAGATGTTATTATATATGATAGGTTAATACCTAAGTCTGCACTGAGGTATGCACGTTCAGATGCTAGGCTCATTTATGCAGGTAAGGAGCCAGGAAGACATGTTATGGAGGAGGACGAGATAATAAGGATTATGATAAATGAAGGAAGTAATGGTAAGATCGTGCTTAGGCTTCACGGTGGTGATGCATTCCTATTTGGTCGAGGATTTGAAGAATGTACTGCCGTATTAAATGAAGGTATACCCTGCGAGGTCATTCCTGGTGTGACATCAGCAATAGCAGTGCCAGAGGCGTACTTAATACCACCCGTATTACGTGGTGTCTCAAGCTCCGTAGCCATAGTGACGGGTGTGGAGGATCCCAGAAAGGGCAGGTCATTCGTGAACTTCAGGGAATTAGCCAAGGCTGTGAATACCATTGTAGTTTTAATGGGTGCATCAAGAATTAATGAAATAGCCAGGGAGTTGATCGAGGGTGGTATTAATCCTAATACATACGTGGCAATAATAACGAGAGCCTTCATGAAGAATAGCAAGATCATAATAACGACAGTGACTAAATTAGCCACGGGACAAGTCAATGCTGAGAACCCCTCAGTAATAGTAATTGGGGATGTTGTACGTGAAGGATTGAAAGCAATGAAGGCAGTAGGAACAAACTTTGAGCTAAACGTTTAA
- the cobB gene encoding NAD-dependent protein deacetylase — protein sequence MSEHQCNTEDIKKAADILINARHAIVFTGAGISTESGIPDFRGPQGLWKQYNPEIASIDYFLQNPKDFWLFYRMRMSTLFVAKPNTAHYAVAELERMGIIKAIITQNVDGLHQVAGSRNVIELHGTMKRAVCIACGRTYPMEVAIRKIDSGQIPPLCDECGGILKPDTVLFGEPVKDFDKARELALMSDAVLVVGSSLSVYPAAYIPIFVKEMGGKVIIINMESTDLDYIADVIIRCKAGDAMALLLKEIKEKSGIQ from the coding sequence ATGAGTGAGCATCAATGCAATACTGAGGATATTAAAAAGGCCGCTGACATATTAATTAATGCAAGGCATGCAATAGTCTTCACAGGCGCTGGTATATCCACCGAGTCAGGAATACCTGATTTTAGGGGCCCTCAGGGATTATGGAAACAATATAATCCTGAGATCGCATCAATTGATTATTTCCTGCAGAATCCAAAGGACTTTTGGTTGTTTTACAGGATGAGGATGAGTACGTTATTTGTGGCAAAACCAAACACTGCGCATTACGCGGTGGCTGAGCTTGAGAGGATGGGGATTATAAAGGCTATTATTACGCAAAATGTTGATGGACTTCATCAGGTGGCTGGTTCTAGGAATGTGATAGAGCTTCACGGCACCATGAAGAGGGCCGTATGCATTGCGTGTGGCCGCACCTATCCAATGGAGGTTGCTATTAGGAAGATAGATAGTGGGCAAATACCACCGCTTTGCGATGAGTGCGGTGGTATTCTTAAGCCTGACACCGTATTATTTGGAGAGCCTGTTAAGGATTTTGATAAGGCTAGGGAGTTAGCCCTAATGAGCGATGCCGTTTTGGTAGTTGGTTCTTCATTATCTGTTTATCCGGCCGCCTATATACCAATATTCGTTAAGGAGATGGGTGGTAAGGTGATAATTATAAATATGGAATCCACGGATCTTGATTATATTGCTGACGTAATTATACGGTGCAAGGCAGGAGATGCCATGGCACTATTACTTAAGGAGATTAAGGAAAAATCGGGAATACAATAA
- a CDS encoding vWA domain-containing protein, producing MPGILANVDYEEPLTRYRIREVLIEARKRSISYIDKMKQEVLADSFYVHYRQPIMRMPVENEDMEASLWRFVVSTYIRSETYNDVSRITRLNGRLSRVMAIKLLKVYNSILSKMDRNEAFRQMVESAMDRRNSSSRESRMNLEREVRSLINFYVGSMKKVSETVNKVKMLFGDSVGHEIADILLSTDIDPYRLRLISMLNSLIKLIVDTKYTVDTVDDTDAERVGTIGGVKRMTKASELKDMIPSERMLMKFAKPVFAYRLAMGNVLVRERRAIKKPKIYMLIDKSGSMFYTVNVNIFEVGAISKITWATALAVILAMKGGSLAVRFFDQQAYPILTNKKDVIRMLLSLIPLGGTDISNAVRVSVQDALDKSSLREYKLVVITDGEDDNVDPTVFNRAKSVFKSVKALLIGGENSIIEENVDTIKIQELTSESLSHTIKKI from the coding sequence GTGCCCGGCATACTGGCTAACGTTGATTATGAGGAACCACTAACTAGGTATAGGATAAGGGAGGTGCTTATTGAGGCCCGTAAACGGTCAATAAGTTACATAGATAAGATGAAGCAGGAGGTGCTTGCTGATTCATTCTACGTGCACTATAGACAGCCAATAATGAGAATGCCTGTTGAGAATGAGGATATGGAGGCATCGCTATGGAGGTTCGTGGTCTCCACGTACATAAGGAGTGAGACTTATAATGACGTATCCAGAATAACTAGGCTAAATGGTAGGTTATCCAGGGTTATGGCAATAAAGCTACTCAAGGTGTATAATAGCATACTAAGTAAGATGGATAGAAATGAGGCCTTTAGGCAAATGGTCGAGTCCGCAATGGATCGGAGGAATTCATCCTCCAGGGAGAGTAGGATGAACCTAGAGCGGGAGGTTCGATCATTAATAAACTTCTACGTCGGTAGTATGAAGAAGGTTAGTGAGACCGTTAATAAGGTTAAGATGCTCTTTGGGGATTCCGTAGGCCATGAAATAGCGGACATATTATTAAGCACAGACATCGACCCATACAGGCTTAGGCTAATCTCAATGCTAAACTCATTAATTAAGTTAATCGTGGATACAAAATATACTGTGGATACTGTTGATGATACTGATGCTGAGCGTGTTGGTACCATTGGCGGTGTTAAGCGGATGACGAAGGCCTCGGAACTTAAGGACATGATACCAAGCGAGAGAATGCTTATGAAATTCGCCAAACCAGTCTTTGCATATAGACTAGCCATGGGCAACGTACTAGTCAGGGAAAGAAGAGCCATCAAGAAGCCCAAGATATATATGCTTATTGATAAGAGTGGTTCAATGTTCTATACAGTTAACGTGAATATATTCGAGGTTGGTGCCATTAGTAAAATAACATGGGCAACAGCCCTAGCCGTAATACTGGCAATGAAGGGTGGAAGCCTAGCAGTTAGGTTCTTTGATCAGCAGGCATACCCAATATTGACTAATAAGAAGGATGTCATAAGGATGCTGCTGTCATTAATACCACTAGGTGGTACTGACATATCGAATGCCGTGAGGGTATCCGTTCAGGATGCATTGGATAAGTCATCATTGAGAGAATATAAACTTGTTGTGATAACTGATGGTGAGGACGATAATGTCGACCCAACAGTATTTAACAGGGCTAAATCAGTATTTAAGTCAGTTAAGGCATTATTAATTGGCGGTGAAAATAGTATTATTGAAGAGAATGTAGACACAATAAAGATCCAGGAATTAACGAGCGAAAGCCTATCCCATACAATTAAGAAGATTTAG
- a CDS encoding amidohydrolase family protein, with translation MRRLSIKSLIALVDQELIPIKDAVIDISDDEVIGIGKIPGSNNVVDLGNVILMPQLTNAHIHVLDYFLMDLFNKYYIDDVVGAPYGLKYYYLRKAKPESLRNGLAMVFRRIRSYGIGCLLSIIEYGKSFTDIVIEEARRAGLCIVPLAEPSVFRTYVRPNEEEDVNEEFEDEIKYFVDRGFGISLISPLNYTMAELKIASKLGGSRGLPISTHVSETEDTYSDGDLDRALSTLMIGNTVFVHLTQLNDGDIMRLPMLPVVTCPRSNMEFTGKIPKISTMIRRGLRPLIGTDNVALVEPDPWEEIKLVRLLMRGEELHSINILKMLTSWAWSWGFGYIMREGELMRGLALQVGYEGVDINYVHDYVITRISSMDVAYIINGSEILKVTT, from the coding sequence ATGCGTAGACTAAGCATTAAGTCCTTAATAGCATTAGTGGATCAGGAATTAATTCCAATTAAGGATGCTGTTATCGATATATCTGATGATGAGGTGATTGGTATTGGGAAAATACCAGGTAGTAACAACGTTGTTGATTTGGGCAACGTAATACTAATGCCCCAATTAACCAATGCTCATATTCACGTACTTGATTACTTCTTAATGGACTTATTCAATAAGTATTATATTGATGATGTGGTGGGCGCACCATATGGCTTAAAGTATTATTATTTACGTAAGGCCAAGCCTGAGTCGTTAAGAAATGGTTTAGCTATGGTCTTTCGTAGAATTAGGAGTTACGGTATTGGATGTCTATTGTCAATTATTGAATACGGTAAGTCATTTACTGATATCGTTATTGAAGAGGCAAGGAGGGCGGGGTTATGTATCGTGCCCTTAGCCGAGCCCAGTGTATTTAGGACTTATGTTAGACCTAATGAGGAGGAGGATGTTAATGAGGAGTTTGAGGATGAAATAAAGTACTTTGTTGATAGAGGGTTTGGTATATCATTAATATCACCACTTAATTATACGATGGCTGAATTGAAAATAGCCTCAAAATTAGGTGGCTCACGCGGATTGCCCATAAGTACGCATGTATCTGAGACTGAGGATACATATTCTGATGGTGATTTAGATAGGGCATTATCCACATTAATGATTGGTAATACTGTATTTGTTCATTTAACGCAGTTGAATGATGGAGACATAATGAGGTTGCCCATGTTACCCGTGGTTACATGCCCAAGATCAAACATGGAGTTCACGGGAAAAATACCAAAAATAAGTACCATGATAAGGAGGGGCTTAAGACCACTGATTGGCACTGATAATGTAGCCTTGGTAGAGCCTGATCCTTGGGAAGAAATTAAATTAGTACGATTGCTAATGAGGGGTGAGGAATTACACTCTATAAATATTCTCAAGATGCTTACTTCATGGGCTTGGTCATGGGGCTTTGGCTATATTATGAGGGAGGGGGAATTAATGCGGGGCTTGGCTCTTCAAGTTGGTTATGAGGGTGTGGATATTAATTACGTGCATGATTATGTGATCACCAGGATTTCTAGCATGGATGTAGCATACATAATTAATGGATCTGAGATTCTTAAAGTTACAACTTAA
- the metG gene encoding methionine--tRNA ligase subunit beta: MSSEIITRAEFERIVLKVGKVIHAEKVQGSRKLLRLIVDVGDERRQIITGLAEFYKPEDLINKYVVVITNLESRKIFGYESQGMILASCDEKNPTIITIDKPQDEQIGKRVC, encoded by the coding sequence GTGTCTTCAGAAATAATAACAAGGGCTGAGTTCGAAAGGATCGTGCTTAAGGTTGGTAAGGTCATACATGCAGAGAAGGTTCAGGGTTCAAGGAAGTTATTGAGACTTATTGTGGATGTTGGCGATGAAAGGAGACAAATAATTACGGGCCTTGCTGAGTTCTATAAACCCGAGGATTTAATTAATAAGTACGTCGTAGTAATAACGAATTTAGAGAGTAGGAAGATCTTTGGTTATGAGAGTCAGGGAATGATACTAGCATCATGTGATGAGAAGAATCCAACAATAATAACAATCGATAAGCCACAGGATGAACAAATAGGCAAGAGAGTTTGCTAG
- a CDS encoding glycosyltransferase, which translates to MVKVLHISTEYPPYRVIGTLAFQIRDLVTQLSNKYEIYLVHPANFDGSYMDGNVHIYTVSDSWFSDVIAYMHFLLVEILSRIPYVIPRDLDLVHAHEWIASVIAKIISQRLRVPYIVSAYSTEPIRSGGAMSLLSLTIRDWEKYAFSSANYVIAHNKPTFESLRDHYGINAIEIRNVKDLDKIYDELGHAKTKPK; encoded by the coding sequence GTGGTTAAGGTACTGCATATAAGTACAGAATACCCACCGTATAGGGTCATTGGAACATTAGCCTTCCAAATAAGAGATTTAGTCACTCAATTGTCTAATAAGTACGAAATATACCTAGTACACCCGGCTAATTTTGATGGTAGTTATATGGATGGTAATGTACATATATATACAGTGAGTGATAGTTGGTTTAGTGATGTCATTGCATACATGCACTTCCTACTCGTTGAAATACTATCCAGGATACCCTATGTAATACCCAGGGACCTAGATCTCGTACATGCGCATGAATGGATCGCGTCAGTAATAGCTAAGATCATTTCTCAAAGGCTTAGGGTACCCTACATAGTTAGTGCGTATTCTACAGAACCAATTAGGTCAGGTGGCGCCATGAGCCTACTAAGCCTAACGATAAGGGACTGGGAGAAATACGCCTTTTCATCGGCTAATTACGTAATTGCCCATAATAAGCCAACATTTGAATCCCTAAGGGATCATTACGGAATAAATGCCATAGAGATCAGGAACGTAAAGGATCTTGATAAAATCTATGATGAGTTAGGTCATGCAAAAACAAAACCTAAATAA
- a CDS encoding archaemetzincin family Zn-dependent metalloprotease, with amino-acid sequence MKRILVLTEVELPSDFPRQVEHYLSDLVRVEMRRTDFEGLKSQFRDVRRGQIRADALLDYLEPRVKNYEGFDKIVLVINDNGYVEGLNFVFGVAKIGGALALIFTKRLRGEQSLYQLRILKEVLHELGHSFGLDHCTDPRCVMYFSNTIEDTDRKGPGFCQRCMAKLQLILR; translated from the coding sequence ATGAAGAGGATACTAGTATTAACGGAGGTTGAACTCCCAAGTGACTTCCCAAGGCAAGTTGAGCATTATCTCAGTGACCTAGTCCGGGTTGAGATGAGGAGGACGGACTTTGAGGGATTGAAGTCACAGTTCAGAGACGTCAGAAGGGGCCAAATAAGGGCCGACGCGCTCCTTGATTACTTGGAGCCCAGGGTCAAGAATTACGAGGGATTCGACAAGATAGTACTTGTGATCAACGACAATGGTTATGTGGAGGGACTAAACTTCGTATTTGGGGTCGCAAAGATAGGCGGAGCACTGGCCCTGATATTCACGAAGAGATTACGTGGAGAACAATCACTTTATCAACTGAGAATACTTAAGGAAGTACTCCACGAACTAGGTCACTCCTTCGGACTAGACCACTGCACAGACCCAAGGTGCGTCATGTACTTCAGCAACACAATAGAAGACACAGATAGGAAAGGCCCAGGATTCTGCCAAAGATGCATGGCAAAACTACAATTAATACTACGCTGA